A single window of Mycobacterium sp. ITM-2016-00318 DNA harbors:
- a CDS encoding TetR/AcrR family transcriptional regulator yields MAQDGSVEERITSSTLRLLRTGGPRSVTVEAVAAASGVAKTTIYRRHRDRRELLMTTLSTLATPAPLDPHTDPPGRLRWIIDRAIETVQDGVGLGGVAAMLSDEDPEFSALFRRILIEQRGHLTAAIDAGKAHGSIRDDVDGPTLIDAIVGAYIAEYARTGTVAAQWTSRLFDLLWPAVQPLR; encoded by the coding sequence ATGGCGCAGGACGGAAGTGTCGAGGAGCGGATCACCTCCTCGACCCTGCGGTTGCTGCGCACCGGCGGGCCGCGGTCTGTGACAGTAGAAGCCGTTGCGGCGGCCTCCGGCGTTGCGAAGACCACGATCTATCGAAGACATCGGGATCGGCGCGAGCTGCTCATGACGACCCTCTCGACGCTTGCCACGCCTGCACCCCTCGATCCGCATACCGATCCGCCCGGCCGGCTGCGCTGGATCATCGACCGCGCGATCGAGACCGTGCAGGACGGCGTCGGTCTAGGGGGAGTCGCAGCAATGTTGAGCGACGAGGACCCCGAGTTCAGCGCGCTGTTTCGCCGCATCCTGATCGAGCAGCGTGGCCACCTGACTGCGGCGATCGACGCCGGTAAAGCACACGGGTCGATACGTGACGACGTCGACGGGCCGACGCTGATCGATGCGATTGTGGGCGCCTACATCGCCGAATACGCCCGCACCGGCACCGTGGCCGCGCAATGGACATCGCGGCTCTTCGATCTGCTGTGGCCCGCAGTTCAACCGCTTCGTTGA
- a CDS encoding EVE domain-containing protein, producing the protein MAPIRSVTAEALGAWVIKCNPRKTPVDQMRAAGETKPIWCVADNYRSRLIRPGHCVLFWVTTHPQRGIWGAGRVTGEVTQEDGALQVRVHIPLFPAPVTAAQLLSIDGLASMEVFRSPQQANPSWVSREEMAVLAPQLPWT; encoded by the coding sequence GTGGCGCCGATACGCAGCGTTACCGCCGAAGCGCTGGGGGCGTGGGTCATCAAGTGCAACCCGCGCAAGACACCGGTGGACCAGATGCGCGCGGCCGGCGAGACCAAGCCGATCTGGTGCGTCGCCGACAACTATCGTTCCCGGCTCATCCGGCCAGGCCACTGTGTGCTGTTCTGGGTCACCACCCATCCCCAGCGCGGAATCTGGGGTGCGGGCCGGGTGACCGGCGAAGTGACCCAAGAAGACGGCGCGCTGCAGGTGCGTGTACACATTCCGTTGTTCCCCGCGCCCGTGACGGCTGCGCAGCTGCTTTCGATCGACGGGTTGGCGTCGATGGAGGTGTTCCGTTCGCCGCAACAGGCCAACCCTTCCTGGGTGAGCAGAGAGGAAATGGCGGTCCTCGCGCCGCAGCTGCCGTGGACCTGA
- a CDS encoding NAD-dependent epimerase/dehydratase family protein has protein sequence MRIVVTGASGNVGAGVLRALTAKEPDAEVVGVCRRPPGPVGVYERVRWHAVDLSSPTAAAELAPAMQGADVVIHLALAIRPVTDRDYLFRANVLGTRAVLDAMTAAGVPQLIYASSLGVYAPHPSGPVREEWSTAGQPRSTYSRHKVMAEHLLDDFEDRNPEVTVARFRPTVVVQREAASEIRSLYVGPLVPRAAFDLLRRGRLPVLPLPKGLALQFVHADDVGDAVHRMLERRARGSFNVAADVLDSTALAGLIKARPIAVNARLMRWMVGFLSRFRVIAVTGGWYLVATNSPLMDTSKARRELDWKPSWSSTDSARELIDGLAEGVVGPTAAMGPQTGDVVDRRGGLEWMHDITLGLWGLLSVVRATGHGRPGLPDAAVIAANLVSGTPMALTRVAQRRRDPVALAAPVAVAAALTSARRGGWATVVTTAALGMLAIADRRRTGARA, from the coding sequence ATGCGCATTGTTGTGACGGGCGCCTCGGGCAATGTGGGCGCAGGTGTCCTCCGCGCCTTGACCGCGAAGGAGCCCGATGCGGAGGTCGTCGGTGTCTGCCGGCGGCCTCCCGGGCCCGTCGGGGTGTACGAACGGGTGCGTTGGCATGCCGTCGACCTGTCCTCGCCGACAGCCGCCGCCGAGTTGGCGCCCGCGATGCAAGGCGCCGACGTGGTGATACATCTCGCTCTGGCCATTCGGCCCGTGACCGACCGCGACTACCTCTTCCGGGCCAATGTGCTGGGCACCAGGGCGGTGCTCGATGCGATGACCGCGGCTGGCGTGCCCCAGTTGATCTACGCCTCCAGCCTGGGGGTGTATGCGCCGCACCCGTCGGGACCCGTGCGGGAGGAGTGGTCGACGGCCGGCCAGCCGCGATCGACCTACAGCCGACACAAGGTCATGGCGGAACACCTTCTCGATGACTTTGAAGACCGCAATCCCGAAGTGACCGTCGCACGCTTCCGGCCGACGGTCGTGGTCCAGCGCGAGGCGGCTTCGGAGATCCGGTCGCTTTACGTCGGTCCGCTGGTGCCACGGGCAGCATTCGATCTGCTCAGGCGGGGGCGACTTCCCGTCCTTCCGCTGCCGAAAGGCCTTGCGCTGCAGTTCGTCCACGCCGACGACGTCGGTGACGCCGTGCACCGGATGCTGGAACGCCGCGCCAGAGGTTCGTTCAACGTGGCGGCCGACGTCCTGGACAGCACGGCGCTTGCGGGATTGATCAAAGCTCGTCCGATTGCCGTCAACGCGCGCCTGATGCGCTGGATGGTTGGCTTTCTCAGTCGTTTTCGTGTCATTGCGGTCACCGGCGGTTGGTATCTGGTTGCCACCAACAGCCCGTTGATGGACACCTCGAAGGCACGTCGTGAGCTCGATTGGAAACCCTCGTGGTCATCGACCGACAGTGCGCGCGAGCTCATCGACGGCTTGGCCGAAGGAGTTGTCGGACCGACCGCGGCGATGGGGCCGCAGACCGGCGATGTGGTGGACCGTCGAGGCGGGCTCGAGTGGATGCACGACATCACGCTCGGGCTGTGGGGACTCCTGTCCGTCGTCCGCGCCACCGGCCATGGCCGTCCCGGACTCCCTGACGCCGCGGTCATCGCGGCCAACCTCGTCTCGGGTACCCCCATGGCTCTCACGCGTGTCGCCCAGCGACGCCGTGATCCGGTGGCGTTGGCGGCGCCGGTCGCAGTTGCGGCGGCACTGACCTCGGCGCGTCGCGGTGGGTGGGCGACGGTCGTCACCACCGCCGCCCTTGGCATGCTCGCCATCGCGGACCGGCGACGGACCGGTGCCCGCGCATGA
- a CDS encoding zinc-ribbon domain-containing protein, with protein MFLFFGLATKQKFLGAGEVRTCPRCHNTTQWTRMREFRQCTLFFIPIARWKRRQFQVCGICGAAVAE; from the coding sequence TTGTTCTTGTTCTTCGGTCTGGCCACCAAGCAGAAGTTCCTCGGCGCGGGCGAGGTGCGGACGTGTCCGCGCTGCCACAACACCACGCAATGGACGCGGATGCGGGAGTTCAGGCAGTGCACGCTGTTCTTCATTCCGATCGCGCGGTGGAAGCGCAGGCAGTTCCAGGTCTGTGGCATCTGCGGTGCCGCCGTGGCCGAGTGA
- a CDS encoding cation:proton antiporter, translating to MPSLLSITSHFFLQIAVILLTYRLLWPVFRRLAQVQVVAIMVAGFLLGPSVLGWLWPAAQQWLFPTKLTIGAETFTHPNLTAIYVVGQLGLVLYMFLVGASFKLDILGAHLRQAGATSAAGIGVPLILGGVVGWWMVSVGGYFTDRVVHWQGGLFVAAAVAITAFPMLAWIIYDSGLLDTRLGTMSLSCAAVDDACSWVLLATVVATAKGSLLGAFLAIGGGLGYLLFMVYIGRPLLVRLESWTPRRADVERTGGVPIAHVSIVLLVVLAASWFTDVVGIYSVFGAFVAGAAMPRGALLDAIRERFEPLTAYLLIPAFFIYSGLNTQLTLILDGPTLLMAAVVLVVSFAAKFGAVGLAARWQGMSWHEAGSMGALANARGLMELILLNIGFEAALISGKLYTILALMTIITTLVATPLQRLFERRLRRSGSRFGRDGEEPSGDVPRASSKSSLDTAPRSAPSTFTGRPT from the coding sequence GTGCCGTCCCTCCTGTCGATCACCTCGCACTTCTTCTTGCAGATCGCGGTCATTCTGCTGACGTACCGCCTGCTCTGGCCGGTTTTCCGGCGGCTGGCCCAGGTGCAGGTGGTCGCCATCATGGTGGCTGGTTTCCTGCTCGGACCGTCAGTCTTGGGATGGCTGTGGCCCGCCGCGCAACAGTGGCTGTTCCCGACCAAGCTGACGATCGGGGCCGAGACATTCACTCATCCCAACCTCACCGCCATCTACGTCGTGGGCCAGCTGGGACTCGTGCTGTACATGTTCCTGGTCGGGGCCTCGTTCAAGCTGGACATCCTCGGCGCGCACCTGCGGCAGGCAGGCGCCACCTCGGCGGCCGGTATCGGTGTTCCGCTGATCCTTGGCGGTGTCGTCGGCTGGTGGATGGTCAGCGTGGGCGGCTACTTCACAGACCGGGTCGTGCACTGGCAGGGCGGCCTGTTCGTGGCCGCCGCCGTGGCCATCACCGCGTTTCCGATGTTGGCGTGGATCATCTACGACTCCGGACTGCTCGACACGCGGCTTGGCACCATGTCGTTGTCCTGCGCCGCGGTCGACGACGCGTGCTCATGGGTACTGCTCGCAACCGTGGTGGCGACGGCGAAAGGCAGTCTGCTCGGGGCGTTCCTGGCGATCGGGGGCGGGCTGGGCTATCTGCTGTTCATGGTGTACATCGGCCGTCCGCTGCTTGTCAGACTCGAGTCCTGGACGCCGCGCCGCGCCGATGTCGAGCGCACCGGCGGCGTCCCGATCGCGCATGTCAGCATCGTGCTGCTCGTCGTCCTGGCTGCGAGCTGGTTCACCGACGTGGTCGGAATCTATTCAGTGTTCGGCGCTTTCGTGGCTGGTGCCGCGATGCCGCGCGGTGCGCTGCTCGACGCGATCAGGGAGCGGTTCGAGCCGTTGACCGCCTACCTGTTGATACCGGCATTTTTCATCTACTCGGGGCTGAACACGCAGCTGACCTTGATCCTGGACGGACCCACACTCCTCATGGCCGCCGTCGTCCTTGTGGTGTCGTTCGCCGCGAAGTTCGGCGCGGTCGGACTTGCGGCGCGGTGGCAGGGCATGAGTTGGCACGAGGCCGGTTCGATGGGAGCACTCGCGAACGCTCGCGGGTTGATGGAACTGATCCTGCTGAACATCGGCTTCGAGGCGGCGCTGATCTCCGGCAAGCTCTACACCATCCTGGCGCTGATGACGATCATCACCACGTTGGTCGCCACTCCGCTGCAGCGTCTGTTCGAGCGCCGTCTGCGCAGGTCCGGATCGAGATTCGGCCGCGACGGGGAAGAACCTTCAGGCGACGTGCCGCGGGCTTCGTCGAAGTCGTCGCTCGACACCGCGCCGCGATCAGCGCCCTCGACCTTCACCGGGCGACCGACATAG
- a CDS encoding MOSC domain-containing protein: MKVTQLWRFPVKSMGGTEVEAVRIDRRGVHADRLWAVRDVEKGATVSARRVPALLGCSARYTDEPGDDAGPGNVPQVVITFPDGRELACDDPAVNDALTELAGRETRLVALPPAGDTSQHRMLMQASVANFSASQVRKDLNLGQSDDLPDATMFTTRQIITLARYTTPPGTFVDLSPVHLLSTASLLSLAADGTPYDVRRFRPNVLVDAGNGDPFPESAWVGGEVELGAVTLRVTNPTIRCVVPTRPQPGIERDTGISRLLAERTDRFLGVYADVATAGVVRVGDEVRAHPSSRPGALKRATSAASRAATRGAQRLLEATVLREKS, encoded by the coding sequence ATGAAAGTCACGCAGCTGTGGCGCTTTCCGGTGAAGTCAATGGGCGGCACCGAGGTCGAGGCGGTCCGTATCGACCGACGCGGGGTGCACGCCGACCGGCTTTGGGCGGTACGGGATGTGGAGAAGGGTGCCACCGTCTCCGCCCGCAGAGTCCCAGCTCTCCTTGGCTGTTCGGCCCGCTACACCGATGAACCCGGCGACGACGCCGGACCGGGCAACGTGCCGCAGGTCGTCATCACCTTCCCGGACGGTCGCGAGCTTGCCTGCGACGACCCGGCAGTCAACGATGCGCTGACCGAGCTGGCGGGGCGCGAAACGCGGCTCGTTGCCCTTCCCCCGGCGGGCGACACCAGCCAGCACCGGATGTTGATGCAGGCGTCGGTGGCCAACTTCTCGGCTTCGCAGGTCCGCAAGGACCTCAATCTCGGCCAGTCCGACGACCTGCCGGACGCGACGATGTTCACCACGCGCCAGATCATCACACTGGCGCGCTACACGACTCCGCCGGGGACGTTCGTGGACCTCAGCCCGGTGCACCTGTTGAGCACCGCTAGCCTTCTCAGCCTGGCGGCCGACGGTACGCCGTATGACGTGCGTAGGTTCCGGCCCAATGTTCTGGTCGACGCCGGCAACGGCGATCCTTTTCCCGAATCTGCTTGGGTAGGAGGCGAAGTCGAACTCGGCGCGGTGACACTGCGAGTGACCAATCCGACGATCAGGTGCGTGGTGCCGACCCGCCCGCAACCCGGCATCGAACGGGACACGGGTATCTCCCGACTGCTGGCCGAGCGCACCGACCGCTTTCTCGGTGTGTACGCCGACGTCGCGACGGCCGGCGTCGTCCGGGTGGGTGACGAGGTTCGCGCGCACCCATCGTCGAGGCCCGGTGCTCTCAAGCGTGCGACGTCCGCGGCGAGCCGGGCGGCCACCAGGGGCGCTCAGAGACTCCTCGAGGCCACGGTGCTGAGGGAGAAGTCCTGA
- a CDS encoding SRPBCC family protein, translating into MSTTTESVDVNRPIGMVYNQWTQFESFPQFMEGVERIDQKDDTHLHWVVKVGPVTREFDATVTEQHPEERVAWKSDSGPDHAGVVTFHRLDDDTTRVTAQMDVDPEGFVENVGDKLGILKSRVSGDLKRFKEFIESRPAETGGWRGDVSRPDA; encoded by the coding sequence ATGAGCACGACGACCGAGTCAGTCGACGTGAACCGCCCGATCGGCATGGTTTACAACCAGTGGACGCAATTCGAGTCCTTCCCGCAATTCATGGAGGGCGTCGAGCGCATCGACCAGAAGGACGACACCCATCTGCACTGGGTCGTCAAGGTCGGTCCGGTCACCCGCGAGTTCGACGCCACCGTCACCGAGCAGCATCCCGAGGAGCGGGTGGCGTGGAAGTCCGACAGCGGCCCCGACCACGCGGGCGTGGTGACCTTTCACCGGCTCGATGACGACACCACCCGGGTCACCGCTCAGATGGACGTCGACCCCGAAGGCTTCGTGGAGAACGTCGGCGACAAGCTGGGCATTCTGAAGAGCCGGGTGAGCGGAGATCTGAAGCGGTTCAAGGAGTTCATCGAGAGCAGACCGGCCGAGACCGGCGGCTGGCGCGGGGACGTCTCACGCCCTGATGCCTGA
- a CDS encoding ABC transporter ATP-binding protein: MTVTHADDTAAVHVRGLSKVYGRQHAVRDLDLDIGYGEIFSILGPNGAGKSTTIEILEGHRKRDAGQVRVLGEDPGTAGRIWRARIGIVLQETSDFGMLTVLETVRMFAKCYGKARAAEDLLELVGLASRSGSRIRNLSGGQRRRLDVALGIIAAPELLFLDEPTTGFDPEARRQFWGLIKMLAADGTTILLTTHYLEEAAALADRVAVMAEGRVVAVDSPARLTAHVNSAATVRWVEGDEVHEEVTDHPTELIRRRSSEGRELAGLTVTRPSLEDAYLQLIGLA, encoded by the coding sequence GTGACTGTGACGCACGCCGATGACACTGCCGCAGTTCATGTTCGAGGCTTGTCGAAGGTCTACGGGCGGCAGCACGCGGTGCGCGACCTCGACCTCGACATCGGCTACGGTGAGATCTTCTCGATCCTCGGCCCCAACGGTGCGGGCAAGTCGACGACCATCGAAATTCTGGAGGGCCACCGTAAGCGCGATGCCGGACAGGTGCGCGTCCTCGGGGAGGATCCGGGGACTGCTGGCCGGATTTGGCGCGCCAGGATCGGCATCGTGCTGCAGGAGACCAGTGACTTCGGGATGCTGACGGTGCTGGAGACCGTGCGCATGTTCGCCAAGTGCTACGGCAAGGCCCGGGCCGCCGAGGACCTGCTCGAACTCGTCGGTCTCGCATCGCGTTCCGGCTCGCGGATCAGGAATCTGTCCGGCGGACAACGCCGCAGGCTCGACGTCGCTCTCGGCATCATCGCGGCGCCCGAACTGCTGTTTCTCGATGAGCCGACCACCGGGTTCGATCCGGAGGCCAGGCGACAGTTCTGGGGCCTCATCAAGATGTTGGCCGCCGACGGCACCACGATCCTGCTGACCACGCACTACCTGGAGGAGGCCGCCGCCTTGGCGGACCGGGTCGCGGTCATGGCCGAGGGCAGGGTAGTCGCGGTGGATTCACCGGCCCGGCTGACCGCGCACGTGAACTCGGCCGCGACGGTTCGATGGGTGGAGGGTGATGAGGTCCACGAAGAGGTGACCGACCATCCGACCGAGTTGATCAGGCGACGCTCCAGCGAGGGCCGCGAACTGGCCGGGCTCACCGTGACCCGGCCATCGCTCGAAGACGCCTATCTACAGTTGATCGGGTTGGCGTGA
- a CDS encoding fused (3R)-hydroxyacyl-ACP dehydratase subunits HadA/HadB — translation MTAASETSPLEARVGHWYQMEDTYLVGREKVREYARAVQDYHPAHWKAAAAAELGYSDLAAPLTFTSTPGMTCNRRMFEEIVVGYDTYMQTEEVFEQHRPIVAGDELRIDVELTSVRRIAGRDLITVTNTFTDASGELVHTLHTTVVGLTTEDVDPSIKTAVHKMMMHDVNILAVGQGGGAYEKEMRPEGEVRVATDTARAPGTPSFDDVKVGDELPVHHARLSRGDLVNYAGVAGDANPIHWDEGIAKLAGLPDVIAHGMLTMGLGAGFASSWSGDPGAVTRYAIRLSAPAIVSAAEGSDIEFSGRIKSLDPESRSGVVIVGAKSGGRKIFGLATLNIRFC, via the coding sequence ATGACCGCAGCATCGGAAACGTCGCCGCTGGAAGCGCGCGTCGGGCACTGGTACCAGATGGAAGACACCTACCTGGTCGGCCGCGAGAAGGTGCGTGAATACGCCCGCGCCGTGCAGGACTACCACCCGGCGCACTGGAAGGCCGCGGCAGCGGCCGAGTTGGGCTATTCAGACCTGGCCGCGCCGCTGACCTTCACGTCCACCCCGGGCATGACCTGCAATCGGCGGATGTTCGAAGAGATCGTCGTCGGCTACGACACCTACATGCAGACCGAGGAGGTCTTCGAACAACACCGGCCGATCGTGGCGGGCGACGAGCTGCGCATCGACGTGGAGCTGACGTCGGTCCGCCGGATCGCAGGCAGAGACCTCATCACAGTGACCAACACGTTCACCGATGCGTCCGGCGAACTCGTCCACACGCTGCACACCACCGTCGTCGGCCTCACCACCGAGGACGTCGACCCGTCGATCAAGACGGCCGTGCACAAGATGATGATGCATGACGTCAACATCCTCGCCGTCGGTCAAGGCGGGGGCGCCTATGAGAAGGAGATGCGGCCCGAAGGCGAGGTTCGCGTCGCCACCGACACCGCCCGCGCCCCGGGGACCCCGAGCTTCGACGACGTCAAGGTCGGCGACGAGCTGCCGGTGCACCACGCCCGGCTGTCCAGGGGCGATCTGGTGAACTACGCGGGCGTGGCGGGCGACGCTAATCCGATCCACTGGGATGAGGGCATCGCAAAGCTGGCCGGTCTGCCCGATGTGATCGCCCACGGGATGTTGACCATGGGCCTCGGCGCGGGCTTCGCCTCCTCATGGTCGGGCGACCCCGGCGCGGTGACGCGCTATGCCATTCGCCTGTCCGCGCCCGCCATCGTGTCGGCCGCCGAAGGGTCCGACATCGAGTTCAGTGGCCGAATCAAATCGCTGGACCCCGAAAGCCGAAGCGGTGTCGTGATCGTCGGCGCGAAGTCCGGCGGCAGGAAGATCTTCGGGCTGGCGACACTGAACATCCGCTTCTGCTGA
- a CDS encoding ABC transporter permease, giving the protein MTIERAETVSESRHRADRSDPTLPSALRIGVSRIVPELKMFYRRPEQMALTFSMPAVICILLGSIFAARLPNSDISTGAVIAGSMLAYGILSTSFINLGISVAADRETGALRRLRGTPATATSYFIGKVALVAIASLAEAVILLAVGVAIFGLRLPSDLYGWFTLTWVFLLGIVSCSLLGLFVSNLASNAVSAAVITNGPAVGLQFVSGTYVPVMLLPTWMLVVGSIFPVKWMAQGFRSVLLPPEMVIFEPAGTWEHWRTFLMLAAWSIGGLIACLSVFRWSDRS; this is encoded by the coding sequence ATGACGATCGAACGCGCAGAGACGGTGTCGGAGTCAAGACATCGCGCTGACCGCTCGGATCCGACGCTTCCCTCTGCGCTGCGCATCGGGGTGTCACGGATCGTCCCCGAGCTGAAGATGTTCTACCGCCGACCGGAGCAGATGGCGCTGACATTCTCGATGCCTGCGGTCATCTGCATCCTGTTGGGATCCATCTTCGCGGCCAGACTGCCGAACAGCGACATCAGTACCGGCGCGGTCATTGCCGGGAGCATGCTTGCCTATGGGATCCTCTCGACCTCCTTCATCAATCTCGGCATCAGCGTCGCGGCTGACCGTGAAACGGGTGCCCTGAGACGGCTTCGTGGCACGCCGGCGACGGCAACGTCGTATTTCATCGGAAAGGTCGCGCTTGTCGCCATCGCGAGCCTCGCCGAGGCGGTCATCCTCCTCGCTGTCGGCGTAGCGATCTTCGGACTCCGGTTACCGTCAGATCTCTACGGATGGTTCACGCTGACGTGGGTCTTCCTCCTCGGCATCGTCAGCTGCTCACTGCTGGGCCTGTTCGTCAGCAACCTCGCAAGCAACGCGGTCTCGGCTGCGGTGATCACCAACGGCCCGGCGGTCGGCTTGCAGTTCGTGTCGGGAACCTACGTCCCGGTCATGCTGCTGCCGACGTGGATGTTGGTAGTCGGCTCGATTTTTCCGGTCAAGTGGATGGCGCAGGGATTCCGGTCGGTCCTGTTGCCACCGGAGATGGTCATCTTCGAACCGGCAGGCACATGGGAGCACTGGCGAACGTTTCTCATGCTCGCAGCGTGGAGCATCGGCGGCCTGATCGCCTGTCTGTCCGTATTCCGTTGGTCGGATCGGAGTTGA